One Clostridium novyi NT genomic window carries:
- a CDS encoding PRK06851 family protein has translation MKGEFKHFFPGANTSRGFYSLFDYILPKETATRIFCIKGGPGTGKSYLMKKVGQYFNEKGYNIEYHHCSSDSDSLDAVVIKKLKIALLDGTSPHIVDPKYPGVIDEVLNMGDCWRESGFSSYRTDIISINKDIKNTFNRAYRYFAAAKSIHDDWSFYNSDALDLSKLNLLKENLKTEILNNIEVSSLGHDRHLFATSFTPKGIITYIDTLINNYKRIYVLNGGPGTSKTNVLDYLCKESIKRGLNVEVYHDPLIPERIEHILIPSLSIAIVTSNEINQKKFVGNQIYMEELCDSALLKKYSNNINQSKENFYSLLNQGLDILASEKPLHDKLEECYTPNMNFEKNETKFNEVINKILKYEKEYRSKL, from the coding sequence ATGAAAGGTGAATTTAAGCATTTTTTCCCTGGTGCTAATACATCAAGGGGCTTTTATTCTTTATTTGATTATATTTTACCAAAGGAAACAGCCACAAGAATTTTTTGTATAAAAGGTGGACCTGGTACAGGTAAATCATATCTTATGAAAAAAGTAGGGCAATATTTTAATGAAAAAGGATATAACATAGAATACCATCATTGTTCATCAGATAGTGATTCATTAGATGCTGTAGTAATAAAAAAATTAAAAATCGCTTTATTAGATGGTACATCACCTCATATTGTAGACCCTAAATATCCTGGTGTAATAGATGAAGTTTTAAACATGGGAGATTGTTGGAGGGAAAGTGGATTTTCATCTTATAGAACCGATATAATCTCTATTAACAAAGATATTAAAAATACTTTTAATCGTGCTTACAGATACTTTGCAGCTGCTAAAAGTATTCATGATGATTGGAGTTTTTACAATTCTGATGCATTAGATTTATCTAAACTAAATCTCTTAAAAGAAAATTTAAAAACAGAAATACTAAATAATATTGAAGTTTCATCTCTTGGACATGATAGACATCTTTTCGCTACTAGTTTCACTCCAAAAGGAATCATAACTTATATTGATACATTAATTAATAATTATAAGAGAATTTATGTGCTAAATGGTGGTCCTGGAACCTCAAAAACAAACGTACTAGATTATCTATGTAAAGAATCTATAAAACGAGGATTAAATGTTGAAGTATACCATGATCCTTTAATTCCAGAACGTATAGAACATATACTAATTCCATCCTTAAGTATAGCTATTGTAACATCCAATGAAATAAATCAGAAAAAATTTGTGGGTAATCAAATTTACATGGAAGAATTATGTGATAGTGCTTTATTAAAGAAATATTCTAACAACATAAATCAATCTAAAGAAAATTTCTACTCATTATTAAATCAAGGATTAGATATCTTAGCCTCTGAAAAACCTCTTCACGATAAACTCGAAGAATGCTATACTCCAAATATGAACTTTGAAAAAAATGAAACTAAGTTTAATGAAGTTATAAATAAAATTTTAAAATACGAAAAAGAATATAGATCTAAATTATAA
- a CDS encoding cation diffusion facilitator family transporter, translated as MLSKFLVSKFIKDHENISDTKVRDSYGYLGGIIGVIVNMALFLIKLSVGLIVKSIAITADAFNNLSDALSSIITIAGFKIASKPADEKHPFGHGRIEYLSGLIVAFMVMLVGFQFTKSSFNRIMNPEKVYFQAIPFILILISILAKIWLSRFNKYIGIKINSSALQASALDALGDVITSSTVALSLLLSKWIDFPIDGYIGIVVSLFILYSGFSLVKETVDPLLGEAPDPEFIQQLENDILSYDNICGVHDIIIHNYGPGRIMGSLHAEVPCDISIVTIHEIIDKAEKELSSKYGLFLVIHMDPINTDDKDINRTRNYVEKILKQFPEIESFHDFRMVGEGEYKNLIFDVVVNCDFDVENNGEDMCKRIDSELKKLHPNFNAVITIDKHFC; from the coding sequence ATGTTATCAAAGTTTTTAGTATCTAAATTTATAAAAGATCATGAAAATATTTCCGATACCAAAGTTCGTGATTCTTATGGATATCTAGGAGGTATAATTGGTGTAATAGTAAATATGGCTCTTTTCCTTATAAAACTATCCGTTGGTCTTATAGTTAAAAGTATAGCTATTACTGCTGATGCATTTAATAACCTGTCTGATGCGTTATCCTCAATTATTACAATAGCTGGATTTAAAATAGCATCAAAACCTGCAGATGAAAAACATCCTTTTGGACATGGAAGAATAGAATACTTGTCTGGACTTATAGTTGCCTTCATGGTTATGCTAGTTGGTTTTCAATTTACTAAATCCTCGTTTAATAGAATTATGAATCCAGAAAAAGTTTATTTTCAAGCTATACCTTTTATATTAATACTTATATCAATTCTAGCTAAAATATGGTTAAGTAGATTTAATAAATATATAGGAATAAAAATTAACTCTTCAGCACTTCAAGCCTCTGCTTTAGATGCACTTGGAGATGTTATAACTTCTAGCACAGTAGCTTTATCACTATTATTATCTAAGTGGATTGATTTCCCTATAGATGGATACATAGGAATAGTGGTATCCTTATTTATATTGTATTCTGGTTTTTCTTTAGTAAAAGAAACAGTAGATCCTCTTTTAGGAGAAGCTCCAGATCCTGAATTTATACAACAATTAGAGAATGATATATTAAGCTATGATAATATATGCGGTGTTCATGATATAATAATTCACAATTATGGTCCTGGAAGAATAATGGGATCCCTTCATGCGGAAGTACCTTGTGATATATCAATAGTCACTATTCATGAAATTATAGATAAAGCTGAAAAAGAATTATCCTCAAAGTACGGATTGTTTTTAGTTATACATATGGATCCAATAAATACAGATGACAAAGATATTAATCGCACTAGAAATTACGTTGAAAAGATCCTAAAACAGTTTCCTGAAATAGAATCATTTCATGACTTTAGAATGGTTGGAGAGGGAGAATATAAGAATTTAATTTTTGATGTAGTAGTAAATTGTGATTTTGATGTTGAAAATAATGGTGAAGATATGTGTAAGAGAATAGATTCTGAATTAAAAAAACTTCACCCTAACTTTAATGCTGTAATAACAATTGACAAACATTTTTGTTAA